A section of the Cololabis saira isolate AMF1-May2022 chromosome 16, fColSai1.1, whole genome shotgun sequence genome encodes:
- the LOC133462695 gene encoding E3 ubiquitin-protein ligase TRIM35-like, with amino-acid sequence MASRSEDDLSCPICVEVFRDPVVLSCSHSFCRACLQSWWAQQETRPCPCCKRRSSKTDPPRNLALKNLCEAFLQDEERRAAAGPEHMCSLHAEKFKIFCLDHREPVCMVCRDARTHSNHRFRPINEAAQDLRLELHKGLRPLREKLGLLQRARGGCHHTADFLRVQARETGEQIRQEFQKLHRFLDREEEARMAALKEEEEQKSRLLREKVDVLTRDLDALSDTIRATETEMRAGDVSLLLNHEAVTRRVQQGPALQDPEPVPGALIDVAKHLGNLTFNIWSKVKHMVRYSPVILDPNTADPELAVSDDLLSVTSGAIRWLPSNPERTRFPCTVLGSQGFESGTPTWAVDVGRNTYWELGMLGNDPAEPQLWRISLMDGRFTALAGSGLEQDLEGKAPRRIKVHLDFDKGKLSFLDLETKTVVHTFTHTFTGMLFPYVYTQSSDPLKILPVKVSVKTQS; translated from the exons ATGGCCTCCAGGTCGGAGGACGACCTCTCGTGTCCCATCTGCGTTGAGGTTTTCAGAGACCCGGTCGTCCTGTCCTGCAGCCACAGCTTCTGCCGGGCCTGCCTGCAGTCGTGGTGGGCGCAGCAGGAAACCCGGCCATGCCCGTGCTGCAAGAGGAGGTCGTCCAAGACCGACCCCCCTCGCAACCTGGCCCTGAAGAACCTGTGCGAGGCCTTTCTGCAGGACGAGGAGCGGCGGGCGGCGGCGGGGCCCGAGCACATGTGCAGCCTGCACGCAGAGAAGTTCAAGATCTTCTGCCTGGATCACCGGGAGCCGGTCTGCATGGTCTGCCGGGACGCCAG GACTCACAGCAACCACCGGTTCAGACCCATCAACGAGGCGGCCCAGGACCTCCGCCTGGAGCTGCATAAGGGCCTGAGGCCCCTCCGGGAGAAGCTGGGGCTCCTCCAGCGGGCCAGGGGGGGCTGCCACCACACGGCCGACTTCCTCCGGGTCCAGGCCCGGGAGACCGGGGAGCAGATCCGGCAGGAGTTTCAGAAGCTCCACCGGTTCCTGGACCGGGAGGAGGAGGCCAGGATGGCGGCgctgaaggaggaggaagagcagaagagccggctgctGAGGGAGAAGGTGGACGTTCTGACCCGGGACCTGGACGCTCTTTCAGACACGATCAGGGCGACGGAGACGGAGATGAGAGCCGGAGACGTCTCGCTGCTGCTCAACCACGAGGCGGTGACCCGGAGGGTCCAGCAGGGCCCGGCTCTGCAGGACCCGGAGCCGGTTCCAGGGGCTTTGATAGATGTGGCCAAACATCTGGGCAACCTGACCTTCAACATCTGGAGTAAGGTGAAGCACATGGTGCGCTACAGTCCCGTGATCCTGGATCCGAATACGGCCGACCCGGAGCTGGCGGTGTCTGACGACCTGCTGAGCGTGACGTCCGGGGCGATCCGATGGTTGCCTAGCAACCCGGAGAGGACCCGGTTCCCCTGCACCGTCCTGGGCTCCCAGGGGTTCGAGTCCGGGACCCCAACCTGGGCCGTGGACGTCGGACGCAACACCTACTGGGAGCTGGGAATGCTGGGTAACGACCCGGCGGAGCCGCAGCTGTGGAGGATCTCCCTCATGGACGGTAGATTCACGGCGTTGGCCGGATCGGGcctggagcaggacctggagGGGAAGGCGCCCCGGAGGATCAAGGTCCATCTGGACTTCGACAAGGGGAAGCTGTCGTTCCTGGACCTCGAAACAAAGACGGTCGTGCACACCTTCACGCACACGTTCACGGGCATGCTGTTTCCTTACGTTTACACTCAGAGCTCAGACCCGCTGAAGATCCTGCCAGTCAAGGTTTCTGTGAAGACGCAGAGTTAA